One Anguilla rostrata isolate EN2019 chromosome 15, ASM1855537v3, whole genome shotgun sequence genomic window, CTCACTTCCCTCTGTTCTTCCTGTGCTGTTTTAAGGGGTTCCTGGCCCCTGGAGAGATTGACCCCCTCAACAGAAGAATGTCTACATGCTCTAGACCTGATGTAGTTGTGCAAGGTATGCGTTCCAATGAGAGTTATTTTATCAAGAAAATGCCTTGTtttgcagagaaaatgaaagttaCCATAGTTTTTAGACAATTGTCATCCCTTCAGCTTTGAGATGGGAGAGATTACAGTAAGGCTATGCTTGTCTATAGTTTTGTAATAGAGGATGATCTTAAATCATTTTGCCAATTATTAATTCCTGTTACCATAAAGATTTGTAGCACTGTTACTACAACCAAAAAGCCCAACACTGTGGAACTATTACTACAACCAAACAGAGCAAATTTGTTGGACTGTTACTATACTCAAAAAGTACAGCACTGTATATCTATTACTACAACCATGAAGTGCAACACTGTAGAACTGTTACTACAACTGACTGttacacaaatgtgtgtgtgtgtgtgtgtgtgtgtgtatttatgtatgtgtgcttgtggtgtgtgtgcgcacgtgaaTGCCTGAAGTGTGTGTTGTGGCAGAGTCAGAGGAGATTCAGGAGCTGTTGAGGGAGAACGGGGTGGATGTGAAAACTGTATCGGAAGTCCTGCCCATTCGAGTAATGCCTGCACGGATCCTGAGTCACATCTACGTCAAACTGGGTACAGCTTTGCTCCCGTCACATCCCCCACATCCTTCTCCCGTCACATCCCCCCACAACCTTTCATAGTGTCCGCAACACAAAGAGCCCAGGCTGACTTCTCTCCCTACAGGATACAGCAGGAAGCTGAATTTGAGTGGCCGGCCATACAGACACATCGGAGTCCTGGGAACTTCAAAGTTTTACCAGATCAGAAATCATACCTACACCTTCACCCCACAGGTAACAGGATGATGGACTTTCTTTATATTGTACCTTTGCACCTTTTATTGGGACTTTACAAAGATCCTAAtgctcattcattttattatagCTGTGTATTGTCATCAGCGTAGTTGTTTTGGTGGTCGGTTGGGCCACTTTGCATGATTTCTGTTCTGTGTCCATTAGTTTATTGACCAGCACCACTTCTACCTGGCTCTGGACAACCAGATGATTGTGGAAATGTTGAGGACAGAGCTGGCCTATCTGAGCTCCTGCTGGAGAATGACAGGACGCCCCGTCATTACCTTCCCCATCACCcacagcatgctgggtaagCATACTCAGATCACCcacagcatgctgggtaagCAAACTCAGATCACCCACAGCATGCTGGGTGGGTAAACTCAGGTCACCCACAGCATGCTGGATAAGCAAACTCAGATCACCcacagcatgctgggtaaaCTCAGGTCACCcacagcatgctgggtaagCAGCTCAGATCACTGACTTTCTCACACTTCCCAACACTCTGCAGATGTAGTTGAGGGGAAATACTGTCACATCTAATGAGAGAAGAGATGGTACGCAGGTATACTAAGATggtatatgaaaatatatatagaatAACAATGGTAGTGTCAGTGTATTAGCATATTTAATCCTCCCAGTCTCCAATCAGGAGAGCCGTAGGGAGAGTACAGTGATGGACATGCTGTGTTCTACCTCCAATCAGGAGAGCCGTAGAGAACATAATGATGGACATGCTGTGTTCTACCTCCAATCAGGAGAGCCGTAGAGAACATAATGATGGACATGCTGTATTCAACCTCCAATCAGGAGAGCCGTAAGGAACATACAGTGATATGCACTATGTGTTCTGTTCTAGTGGAAGACGGGGATGGCATCGAGCCGTGCATACTGTCCACCCTGAGGAAACTGCAGGATGGATATTTTGGAGGAGCCAGGTCATAACAACTTATAGataaacataaaatgataatgtGTTGATGTAGTGTGTATGATGAGATGTAGGGTGCAGGGTGAAATGTAGGGTGAGATGTAGTGTGAGATCCAGGATGAAATGTAGGGGAGATGTAGTGTGCAAGGAAAGTGAGATGTGTGAGAGGTAGGGGgtagtgtgaaatatttttttcattttgtttgcacTGCAGGGTCCAGCTGGCTCCACTCTCCAGCTTCCTCACCACCTCCTTTCACACGCAGCTCAGCTTCCTGGATACAGACTCTGAAGAATCTCtgccggaggaggaggatgagtgTGAGTCTGATGATGAAGATTACGAGGAAGGGTGTTACTCCCTCTCAGGTAATGCTGTTCACCCACGCACATCCAAAAAATTAAACCAGAGTTGAGAATAAACTGTATACCTGCAGTTCTATTAGCAGCTGGTGGTTACTGGTTTCACTAGTGGGTAATCTTACACCTGTGGTGGAGATATTGATGTTAGAATAACAACAGTCCTGGTATGCAGTGAGCAGCTACATACAAATACCCAGCGCCACCACCCCCTTTCTTTAGTAGAACTTTGGATGACAACATGGATGACGACATAACAATTGGTACAGTCCAACCACTGACGGAACCACAGGAGGTCGCAGTTGTTGTTGCGTAGCGCTAGTTTGGACTGTGTTCTGCAAAGGCTTTATGTGTAGCAGTGCCAGATGATTCTTTTAGCAGGGGAGAGGAAGGCCGCCGAGTCACAGCCATGCTTCTCTTACGCCCGCAGGTGGCTCGAAGGATCCCTTTGACCAGTACCTCACCCAGCTTGTTCAGAGCACAGCCGGCAGGAGCAGTCTCCCTCCCATCCAGAGTGGGCAGCACCACGTGTTCAGCGCAGAGCACACCACCCGGGACATCCTGTCCCTCATGGCGCAGGTCCAAGGAGTCAGCTTGCCTAGTAAGCTGCTGGAGAGCCAGACGGTGGAAAGTGGAAAGTCCTTCTGTGGAGGTGTATACGCAAAAGGGATATTTCTCTTGTCTCCGTAGGGGAACCCTTTTTAGTTCTGTATGAACTATTTTATTGCGTGAAGTGGATTAGTGTAAACATGTATGGTGATGCATTGTCTGTTGCATATCCACACAACTTGTCAAATTTTGTTCCTTATAACGTGTGACCGAAAATAAgctatattcatattcataactATTAAGCCCTCGATATTAGGTCTTGAAAGTGTGAAAGCTCACGGATAGAACCGTTTTGCCCAAAAGAGAACACTTGGAGTCGATAGGGTTCCtgtatggagacacagaggagccctTTTGAAAGGACGGAATACAACaatgcagtgtttatttttgtcatgtgtTAATAGATGAGGGTATTTACTACTGTGGATAGTTTTATCATCTGAACTACAACACGGCTCAATGAGCCTCTTGGATAATGCAGAGGAATCTCTATGAGTCACAGGTCTGTGTTGGAAAGGTTACGGGCAGGGAGCAGTTATTTTTAAGCAGCGTTTACAGAAGGGCAGATAATGTTTTGGAAACATCTCCCCCGAGGTTAAATGCTATTAATGTTTGGTATGcgaacatgcacatgcacacgtatatGCGCTCTGTCACAGCCAGGGattactgtatgttttcagAGTCATCCATGTATTTACCCGTGACTCCTGTCGTAAACAAACACCGCAAATCTCTTAATCTGCTGGAGGTTCCCCAGCCCCACCACCATCGGACCCCACACACCAAGGTACTGTCCTGAGACAGGTAAAGATGTGAGCACCTGTGTGCTCTGTTAAGGCCCTCTTCTAGTATTATGGATAGGGTCCATGGTCTGGTATAAAATAAGTGTGCATTCATTTGTTTGCATATGCAAGTGAAATAATTTGTACTGGTATTTACATTgagtgtgcgtctgcgtgtattcatgtttgtgtgtgtgtgtgtgtgtgtgtccatccatgcgcgtgtatgtgtgttctttttcttcagtCCGCTGCCGCTGACCTGCAGCTTCCGCGGGATGCTCAGGGGAACACGGACTTCCAGCTGCTGGTGAGACAGCTGAAGGAGTGCCCCACCCTGCAGGACCAGGCCGACATCCTCTACATCCTCTACATCATGaagtgagccccccccccctcctcaggaAACGTTGAATTCTGGGATAAGGCTCCAAATGCGGCGTCCCCAtagggagggattcagtcaggTCCTCCTAATCTCAGTGTGCAGCAGCGGTCTGTTTTCCTGCAACGCATGGCGGGACCTGTGCTTTAATCTAAGAAGGCTGTAAAGAGAACAACCTAAAGGGAAAAATTAGTGGGAATAATGTAACAGCCCTTCAGGCTCGGAAATACTGGCCATTTTTCCCCTGGAGAAGTGGCATCATATCAGTGTCCCTCTGTGGTACtgctgttgcattacattactagCATTTATACGACGGCTTGGCCGAACACTAAATTGTGATTAGCTGGGAGGTTGAGGGGATTattttttcaatcatttttccatGGCTTCACCTAGGACACCTTTTTGCATTTGCACATACtctagtatccatttatacagctggataggtACTGGAGCAATTAAGTACAGGTTaaagcagtgtcctaccaggtaATCTAACCTGGAGCTTTGTTTATGCAAGCCCAGTTCTTTGCTCGTTGTACTTCACTGCCGTcccatgtgcttttttttgtttgttgcaggGGAGCTGACTGGCAGGTGGACCTGTGCGGTCAGGGCGAGGTCACCGTGCGCTCCCTCCTGGAGGAGCTCTACGTGCGGGCCGGGAAGAACAGAGAGTGGGGGCTCATCCGCTACATCTCCGGCGTCCTGCACAAGCGGGTGGAGGTTCTGGCTGAGGTAGGAGGCCCCCCACCTCACCACCCAGAGCGTCCGGAGGGCACTGGTAAAGGAGAGGAGAACCCTTTGCGTGGGCCCCGCCAATATTTCTGGTTCCCAGGTGTCTGCAGAGCTCTAATGGAAACACGGTTATAAGCAAACTGTTAGTGGGTACGTCTGTTGAGCAGTCATTAGCAGCCATCTTACTGCcggaaataaaaatgatctcagatattagttaaataatttatttttatttcatgataaaatacacatttattaattttatgtggtgctatttacagtatgttattGACATGGTCAGTAATACAGTGAAGCTGCATCAGGTGTAGTATGCTATGTCCAGACTCCCCTGTTACCAGTTTTCTTATAAGAGAGGAAAATTGATCTATTGTGAAACTTGCctaaaatatcaatattaaaaaatctataataaTCTATCTTccttatatacatataatactTATTTTACTGAGGgaggaaatgcagaaatgacACACCTTTAGCAGCACTGGAGAGTAACACACCTTGAGCAGTATTTAAGAGTAACACAACTTGAGCACTACTTAAGAGTGGCACACCATGAGCAGTATTTGAGTATCACACCTTCAGCAGTATTTAAGATTGACACACCTTGAGCACTATTTCAGAGTGCCACACTTTGAGCAGTATTGGAGAGTAACACACCTCGAGCTGTACTGTGTTTAGTAATAATCTAATGGTGCAGTTGTGTTTGTCCTTTGCAGGCCTGTACGGACCTCATCTCTCACCACAAGCAGTTAACTGTTGGACTACCACCAGAACCCAGGGAAAAAGTCATCACTGCGTAAGCTCATGCTTATACACCGTGTACAGTACCATCGTCATAGCACTACATACCATCACCCTGAAAAACCTCTACCATTATCCTGATAAACCATCACCATTGTCCTGACAAACCCTTACGTGACCCTGAGCTCGGACAGACTACTATGAGCGCATCACATGACATTTCAGCGTTCGCTACATGCTTCGACTATACGCTTACCCAGAGGGATTAACTAACGTGCATCCAGAGCTGGCCGCTGGCATAAATAGTCTGTTCAGTTGTTCAGGGCCACCGCCATCCATGGGCCACATATTTTGAGTTTCAGCGGTGGGTGTGATTCGTGTTGGGGGGCACAGCAACATTCTTGTTTAGTGCCACTAGGGCCAGCTCTATATGCAGCCATAAAGGTTTTTCGGCCAACCTCGCAGAATTAAAATCATTCCTTAAAACATAACTGCCTTTCTAATCctaacaaaaatcatttttcagcCCTTTACCTCCAGAAGAGCTCAGCAACCTGATCTACGAGGCCAGTGGGCAGGACATCAGCATTGCTGTTCTCACTCAGGTTACACGCTGCCCCACGTCttccaaaaataatgtacaagtGCAAAAATGAGTGAATGACCCCTCCCAACCGTCAAATATCTTATTTTTAGCCAGCCACGGGGATTAgagtagaatagaatagaatagaatagaatagaatttatttatttttcccaggggGAACTTCAGGATTACATTCCTGAATTTGTGCAAAGGTgacatttttgttcttaaacTTAAAGTCTGCAGGACAAGGGTAGGTCAAGCgatgctacattttttttttttgcagagctATCTGTTCACAGAgtttagtttaaaaatataaaacacaagatATGTGTATGTAGGTATGATATGATACCCCTGCTGATCACATGGACTGCTTCCAAATTCAGATGCTTCAGAAATAGCGACAGATAACAATGCAATCCCGTCGTAATTCTTGTGGACGGAAACCGCTCTGCGCGACGCTAGGTCAGCGTGCGGTCCGGTCCCGCGCGTCCTGTCGGTTGAGCGGGTGAGACGTGCTGTGccgtgtgtcccccccccaggagaTCATGCTGTATCTGGCCATGTACGTGCGCTCCCAGCCCTCGCTGTTCGGGGACATGCTGCGCCTGAGGATCGGCCTCATCATGCAGGTGATGGCCACCGAGCTGGCCCGGAGCCTGCACTGCTCCGGTACGCGCGAGCGCTCACGTCCTCACTCTGCCGCCTGCCTTCGCTGTGGGGGTGTAGTTTCACACTGGCTGtggacttcatttcccatcaGCACCTATGTAAAAATGTGGAAGTTCCTGCTTGCTAATGTTCCTGCTGTCCCAGCAagcacagctgagagagagagaacagtgagGCTTGGGCCTTATCCGAATCAGTGTCTTAACTACTGTGTCCTTAAAATATGCACTGTCTACAAGGCATACTGCATATTGTTTAGTCATGGTATAAATCTAccttttctaaataaaaaaagaacctgaATTGTATATAATTGCTCTACGTTGTATATTTATTgtgcaaaatggaaaatgaattaatgttcggaaaaacaaaatggctgtttgttGCTGCACACTGTAGGAGAAGAGGCTTCCGAGAGCTTGATGAGTCTCAGCCCGTCGTCCATGAAGAGTCTGCTGCACCACATCTTGAGTGGGAAGGAGTTTGGAGTGGAGCGGAGTGGTCAGTTTTCACCTCCTCATTTTGTAGAAGGATTTATAATTCTCAAATGCATTTGCTTGCTTTAAAGTAAGGCTTTACAAGACGTCTGAAATTTAAATCCTGGATGACTGCTCTTTATGCTGGTTTCTGATGTCTTCCTGCTCTCAAGTACTTAATTTAagtgattggctaaagaggCTGCAAAACTCGTTTCAAGGGCcaaaattggctgctgattgaaaagaaatcataaaaaccagcagaagactgcagccccccaggactggagcttgAGACCCCTGCATTAGcattcttagctgaacattctattgatgatgtaacagtcactgctgggaactgaaagcaatggagttctagaacttcaacttagaattttgaaaaaaaaaaaaaaaacattcgaaAAAAATGCTTGCCTCTGTATGGAGTAGTACACTTATTAATGGGTGCGCTCCTCAGCAGTTGTGTGGCAGGCATTGCATCATTGACCTCTGTGTTTGTTAGTGCGGCCCAGTGAGTCCAGCACCATCAGCCCAGGCATCTCCATCCAGGAGCTGGGTCACACTGGGGCCACCAAGACAGAGCGCACTGGAATCCGCCAACTCAAGAGCGAGATGAAGCAGGCAAgtagagggagggaaaaaaaagccccagaGCTTCTCCTGATTTGGAGGCGTATTTATAATGTTATAATTGCATGATGATATGCTATAATTGCTTGGTTTTATGTTATAATTAGATGATTTTATAATGTTAGAATTGCATGCTTTACAATGTTATAACTGCATATgataaactgttttaattgcatgattttgttgttgttattgtgtaatTATCATGTTATCACGGTAGTATTATATGGTGCTTTAATtgcatgttgtttttattattttagtgccctgtgttcctgtgtttgcaCCTTGCTGCCCTGCATTGATTTGGGGCTCTGTGTTTACCGTCTCTCGGTGGATTCCTGCTGCTACGGTGTCTGACTCACTAtgtctcctcttctctctgcagCTCGATGAGTCCAGGCCCATCAGTGTGGGTTAAGTTCCttgcattatctttttttttttcgagccCGGGTTCTCTGATCGCGCAGGAAATGCTAACCCCATTAACTCAGCCTGTTCTCCATTTACAGATAATAACCTCATTTTGTCACGCCGAACACTGGCTGTGCCTCAAACGGACGGCAGCTGCTTGCTGCTCGCCTGATTAGTCCCTGTCATTTCGAAGGCAGCGATTTCGGAGGTGTCTGAAAACAAACCTGAATCGAGACGGGCTTCCGAGGCAGCTTAGTACGTCATGAGCTTGAAAGTTTTTCATCCCATTTGCACTTATTGCACAtcgatttggataaaagcgtctgccaaataaatgtaatgtaatttgtttaCATCCGTTACGCAACCCTCTCAACAGCTATCTTGAGCCTACCTTCATGCACTGTTAATGAAAAGGGACACCATGGACatttcaaaaaatttaaattcacatgtTTAGTAAAAAATATTAAGTTGCTAAGGCACCTTAGCAGGCATCATTTGCCGCTAACTTTCAAATGAGACGGGAATTAGCCTCGACGCCTTCCCACCTTCAAACAGCGGTATTTCCGTTTGAGGCACAGCCACTTTCTCTTACTTCCACAGGCCATCTGTTGTCACCCTTCCGCCTTCCCGCTTTATAGCAGTGATAGTTACCACAGTGATTCCATCcctctgtgactgacagcttgTCCTCGCCTGTTGGTTTGCGTTCTTGCTGGCCTCTCTGCCAGTACGAGCCCTCCTGGGCGGCATCGTCTTCTGACATCACCTGCATGATTGTGAATGGAGTCTCTCGGCGCCTCACCATCACGGCATCACgctctccattttgtttttgtagatttttgTCAGTGGGCTTTCCTCCAGTAGCACcgccctctctccccgctccaCGGTAAACCCTGTTACCCACCCTACGCAGAATATGCTGTCTACACTGCAGTACGCCACGCTACACATGCTCTCGAGTGCACGCTACACTAACCGCTACCTAGTGCACACTGCAGTAAAGTACATATGCTACCCAGTGCACACTACACTAACGGCTGCCGACTGCACACTGCCGTGAAGTACATATGCTACCTAGTGCACACTACACTAACTGCTGCCGACTGCACACTACCGTGAAGTACATATGCTACCTAGTGCACACTACACTAACTGCTGCTGACTGCACACTACCGTGAAGTACATATGCTACTTagtgcacacacattaactgCTGCCGACTGCACACTGCCGTGAAGTACATATGCTACTTagtgcacacacattaactgCTGCCGACTGCACACTGCCGTGAAGTACATGTGCTACCTAGTGCACACTACACTAACTGCTGCCGACTGCACTCTGCAGCAGACCACATATGCTAGCTAATGCACACTGCACAATGCTAGGTACAGTGttctacactacattacactgtGTAATGCTACCTACTTTACACTACGCTACAATTTTAAGATATTAAATATACCAGGAACCTGACTCTGACCTGACCTGAGCCCATATATGAATCCCCATGTTGTGGTCGGGGTTTAAATTCCTGCCATGGTATGGCCAGATTAGGGCCCTCATCAGgtcaaaaacagaacaaacaaaaactgtctTGAGATTTGAAATTCCATTTCTCAGTTGATTCTTCATTCACATGCCATCCATCATTATCAGCGCAAAGGCTCACATGCATATTATAAATCTGGGATGGAGGGACACCATGCAACATCCCCCAAAACATGCAGATCCAACTGTGTCTTCTGTCATTCTGTCTGAACACTCTTTCCAATCTCAtattgagaatttttttttttttagtagttATAGATATGATTGTACTTTATGGTATTTCTCTTCAGTAAGAATAAGAAAAGATAATGGGCTGTGttgtgaaaataagcagctgGTGGTATCACATACTTCTAAGCGGAGCGCATGCTCGTCTTCACTACGTCAGGAGTGGAGATCCCCAGCATGAGTGTGAACGTAGAATTAGCATTTCATAATCTAGGGGAAAATAGCAGGGTGCACGAAAACGTTAAATATTTTGTAGAACTACAATATACTTTTAAATTTAGAGTCTAGTTTTAATCATGCTAAAACATGCTCCTGTTCAGTGTTCACTGTGCCGTTAGTGCAGGGAAATGTAGGGGACCTGTCTTTGccgtgtgtgagcctgtgtttgtgttttgagtGTTTTGCAGGgggaaactttaaaaaaaaatgtttgcccCTGCAGAGGTGCAgcagcccctccacccccagcgGGACGCTGTCTCCCACGGGCCCGGCACCCTCCACCCTGCTCTGGGAGGAGCGCCAGGGGCAGTGGCTCCGTCGGAGACGCCTGGACGGGG contains:
- the phka2 gene encoding phosphorylase b kinase regulatory subunit alpha, liver isoform isoform X1; translation: MRSRSNSGVRLDSYARLVQQTILCHQNPVTGLLPASEHKKDAWVRDNVYSVLAVWGLGMAYRKNADRDEDKAKAYELEQSVVKLMQGLLQSMMRQVAKVEKFKHTQSTKDCLHAKYHTPTGATVVGDDQWGHLQVDATSLYLLFLAQMTASGLQIISNLDEVAFIQNLVFYIEAAYKVADYGMWERGDKTNQGIPELNGSSVGMAKAALESIDELNLFGAHGGPKSVIHVLPDEVEHCQSILCSMLPRASNSKEIDAGLLSVISFPAFAVEDADLVNVTKSEIITKLQGRYGCCRFIRDGYKTPKEDPNRLHYDPAELKLFENIECEWPVFWTYLILDGIFNGDQVQVEEYREALDGILIRVKNGIRLLPELYAVPADKMEEEYQNPHTVDRVALGQLPHMWGQSLYILGSLLAEGFLAPGEIDPLNRRMSTCSRPDVVVQVCVVAESEEIQELLRENGVDVKTVSEVLPIRVMPARILSHIYVKLGYSRKLNLSGRPYRHIGVLGTSKFYQIRNHTYTFTPQFIDQHHFYLALDNQMIVEMLRTELAYLSSCWRMTGRPVITFPITHSMLVEDGDGIEPCILSTLRKLQDGYFGGARVQLAPLSSFLTTSFHTQLSFLDTDSEESLPEEEDECESDDEDYEEGCYSLSGGSKDPFDQYLTQLVQSTAGRSSLPPIQSGQHHVFSAEHTTRDILSLMAQVQGVSLPKSSMYLPVTPVVNKHRKSLNLLEVPQPHHHRTPHTKSAAADLQLPRDAQGNTDFQLLVRQLKECPTLQDQADILYILYIMKGADWQVDLCGQGEVTVRSLLEELYVRAGKNREWGLIRYISGVLHKRVEVLAEACTDLISHHKQLTVGLPPEPREKVITAPLPPEELSNLIYEASGQDISIAVLTQEIMLYLAMYVRSQPSLFGDMLRLRIGLIMQVMATELARSLHCSGEEASESLMSLSPSSMKSLLHHILSGKEFGVERSVRPSESSTISPGISIQELGHTGATKTERTGIRQLKSEMKQLDESRPISIFVSGLSSSSTALSPRSTRCSSPSTPSGTLSPTGPAPSTLLWEERQGQWLRRRRLDGAINRVPMGFYQKVWKILQKCHGLSIAGYVLPSSTTREMTEGEFKFAVHVESVLNHVPQPEYRQLLVEAIMVLTVVAEMDVSSIGGILHVDRIVHMANDLFRQDQKAQGAHEFFLEQDSATGICIFFYDSAPSGSYGTMTYLSKAALTYVQDFLPSTGCLTQ